The Daucus carota subsp. sativus chromosome 9, DH1 v3.0, whole genome shotgun sequence genome window below encodes:
- the LOC108201677 gene encoding E3 ubiquitin-protein ligase UPL5, with the protein MSLIDSCKHKLDAYTRVDDGVSSSSAVTMRSDIINSVSGARSAACSAESSKSHSSLQFLVRLFSGMNTLVIRADVNDTIGYVLDLIQSKAGIPSNVQMLIYKSKQIYPEQTLGECCVENDAVLQLVGVMRITRLVKAQQLVDEIVSLIWRLCKRNSGNEAWDREARRVIRRNLSDYFGDFLPKDNDNYFGHYLQVFCCSHVPASLAMLYMSPQNMIFGNELIQELITLISLLPRHLSLQCIPIYLEICKALRGMPYYRNDAMFNTCRRCLSDMVKCTEMKTAPNGAGYAYLVNFIKDMQTFVAEAADEIVHSMDAGIEPDTRMSPSHPLLTEVVYLKNFLMPLETFITEELFFEFRYRKVSQDGPYQEFSIMVETFFRLLNKMDSCLEELEKLLPTKSENLGCYQYVAIIMELNNMSKHFPDLAKQFWTTLRNRKLSFCYLIIKYASKEDDYEWISVHKEVTNFECRRHLAMMLLARVSDEDNNLIQEIMLIDRSRLLEDSFEYIAHSEAETLRASLDLQFKDEEATGPGVLREWFVLVCQAIFDPRNALFVACPNDRRRFFPNSVSRVDPLHLEYFKFAGRVIALALILKAQVGIVFDRVFFQQLAGKKVSVEDIRDTDPVFYSSCKRILEMDPDEVDQDALALTFIVEADNFGSKNIVELLPDGKNISVNSKNRVNYVARLVQYHFVDSVKDQVAQFTQGFDDIMNSDRLRESFFQCLELEDFDWMLYGSERPLCVEDWKSHTDYNGYEETDPQISWFWETVASMSAGQRKALLFFWTSLRNLPVEGFGGLTSRLYIYKVNETCNRLPTSQTCFYRLCFPPYQSLEVMQDRLSLVTQEHVACSFGTA; encoded by the exons ATGTCTCTAATCGATTCCTGCAAACACAAATTGGACGCTTATACCCGTGTCGATGATGGTGTGAGTTCCTCTTCCGCCGTTACAATGAGATCTGACATTATCAACTCCGTCTCCGGTGCTCGATCAGCAGCGTGTTCGGCTGAGTCATCGAAATCGCACTCTAGCCTACAGTTCCTTGTAAGATTGTTTTCTGGAATGAACACATTAGTTATTCGAGCGGATGTTAACGATACGATTGGGTACGTTCTTGATTTGATACAATCGAAAGCTGGAATTCCATCGAACGTGCAGATGTTAATATATAAGAGCAAGCAGATTTACCCGGAGCAAACCCTGGGGGAATGTTGTGTAGAAAATGATGCTGTGCTACAGTTGGTTGGAGTCATGCGGATTACTCGTCTTGTCAAAGCTCAACAGTTAGTTGATGAGATTGTTTCATTGATTTGGAGATTGTGTAAAAGAAATTCGGGGAATGAAGCTTGGGATAGAGAAGCACGTCGCGTGATTAGAAGAAACTTATCTGATTATTTCGGAGATTTTCTGCCGAAGGATAATGATAATTATTTCGGTCATTATCTGCAGGTATTTTGTTGTTCTCATGTACCAGCTTCTTTAGCAATGCTATATATGTCTCCTCAAAATATGATATTTGGCAATGAGTTGATTCAAGAGTTGATTACGTTAATTTCTTTACTGCCTCGACATCTCTCCCTACAATGTATACCAATATATTTAGAGATTTGCAAGGCGTTGCGTGGGATGCCATATTACCGCAACGATGCTATGTTTAACACGTGCCGAAGATGTCTTAGTGACATGGTCAAATGTACCGAGATGAAGACTGCACCGAATGGAGCTGGCTATGCTTATcttgttaattttataaaagacatgCAAACTTTTGTTGCAGAGGCTGCCGATGAGATAGTTCATTCTATGGATGCTGGTATAGAACCGGATACAAGGATGAGTCCCTCACATCCTTTATTGACTGAGGTTGTCTATCTCAAAAACTTTCTGATGCCTCTAGAAACATTTATTACAGAGGAGCTATTCTTTGAGTTTCGATACAGAAAGGTATCTCAGGATGGTCCTTATCAAGAATTTAGTATCATGGTTGAGACTTTCTTTAGGCTGCTGAACAAGATGGATTCTTGTCTTGAAGAACTGGAGAAGTTATTGCCGACTAAGAGTGAAAATCTTGGGTGCTACCAGTATGTTGCAATCATAATGGAGCTGAATAATATGTCTAAGCACTTCCCAGACTTAGCAAAACAGTTTTGGACAACTTTGAGGAATAGGAAGCTTTCTTTCtgctatttaattattaaatatgctAGCAAGGAGGATGATTATGAATGGATTTCGGTGCATAAAGAGGTGACAAATTTTGAGTGCAGAAGGCATTTGGCAATGATGTTACTTGCACGAGTTAGTGATGAGGATAACAACCTGATCCAAGAGATTATGCTTATTGACAGATCACGATTGTTGGAGGACTCTTTTGAATACATTGCACACTCTGAGGCTGAAACACTTCGAGCTAGTTTAGATTTGCAGTTTAAAGATGAGGAAGCTACTGGCCCTGGTGTTCTGAGGGAGTGGTTTGTCTTAGTTTGTCAAGCCATATTTGACCCTCGAAATGCCCTCTTTGTAGCTTGTCCAAATGATCGTAGAAGGTTTTTTCCGAATTCAG TGTCTAGGGTGGATCCATTGCACCTAGAATACTTCAAGTTTGCTGGAAGAGTAATTGCATTGGCCTTAATTCTCAAAGCTCAGGTTGGCATTGTCTTTGATAGAGTATTTTTTCAACAACTGGCCGGAAAGAAAGTTTCTGTGGAAGACATACGGGATACAGATCCAGTCTTCTACAGTAGTTGCAAGCGAATTTTGGAAATGGATCCAGATGAAGTTGATCAAGATGCTCTAGCTTTAACTTTTATTGTCGAAGCAGACAACTTTGGATCCAAAAATATTGTGGAGCTCTTGCCTGATGGAAAAAATATTTCCGTGAATAGTAAAAATAGAGTAAACTATGTTGCTCGGCTTGTTCAATATCACTTTGTTGATTCTGTTAAGGATCAGGTAGCTCAGTTTACTCAAGGGTTTGATGATATCATGAATTCGGACAGGCTCCGGGAATCATTTTTCCAATGCTTAGAActtgaagattttgattggaTGCTGTATGGCAGTGAAAGACCTCTATGTGTTGAGGATTGGAAGTCTCACACTGATTACAATGGCTATGAGGAAACTGATCCTCAGATATCTTGGTTCTGGGAG ACTGTGGCGAGTATGTCAGCAGGGCAGAGAAAAGCTCTCCTATTCTTTTGGACGTCGCTGAGGAATCTACCTGTAGAAGGTTTTGGTGGCTTAACTTCCAGGCTATACATTTACAAGGTGAACGAGACGTGCAATCGCCTTCCAACTTCTCAGACGTGCTTCTATCGGTTGTGCTTTCCTCCTTACCAATCGTTGGAAGTCATGCAAGATCGTCTCAGCCTCGTTACCCAGGAGCATGTTGCCTGCAGCTTTGGGACTGCTTGA
- the LOC135149683 gene encoding E3 ubiquitin-protein ligase UPL5-like: MRSTRLVKAQQLVDEIVSLIWRLCKRNSGNEAWDREARRVIRRNLSDYFGDFLPKDNDNYFGHYLQVFCCSHVPASLAMLYMSPQNMIFGNELIQELITLISLLPRHLSLQCIPIYLEICKALRGMPYYCNDAMFNTCRRCLSDMVKCTEMKTAPNGAGYAYLVNFIKDMQTFVAEAADEIVHSMDAGIEPDTRMSPSHPLLTEVVYLKNFLMPIETFITEELFFEFRYRKVSQDGPYQEFSIMFETFFRLLNKMDYCLEELEKLLPTKSENLGCYQYVAIIMELNNMSKHFPDLAKQFWTTLRNRKLSFSYLIIKYASKEDDYEWISMHKEVTNFECRRHLAMMLLARVSGEDNNLIQEIMLIDRSRLLEDSFEYIAHSEAETLRASLDLQFKDEEATGPGVLREWFVLVCQAIFDPRNALFVACPNDRRRFFPNSGNQLVASVILLCPIYDS, translated from the coding sequence ATGCGGAGTACTCGTCTTGTCAAAGCTCAACAGTTAGTTGATGAGATTGTTTCATTGATTTGGAGATTGTGTAAAAGAAATTCGGGGAATGAAGCTTGGGATAGAGAAGCACGTCGCGTGATTAGAAGAAACTTATCTGATTATTTCGGAGATTTTCTGCCGAAGGATAATGATAATTATTTCGGTCATTATCTGCAGGTATTTTGTTGTTCTCATGTACCAGCTTCTTTAGCAATGTTATATATGTCTCCTCAAAATATGATATTTGGCAATGAGTTGATTCAAGAGTTGATTACGTTAATTTCTTTACTGCCTCGACATCTCTCCCTACAATGTATACCAATATATTTAGAGATTTGCAAGGCGTTGCGTGGGATGCCATATTACTGCAACGATGCTATGTTTAACACGTGCCGAAGATGTCTTAGTGACATGGTCAAATGTACCGAGATGAAGACTGCACCGAATGGAGCTGGCTATGCTTATcttgttaattttataaaagacatgCAAACTTTTGTTGCAGAGGCTGCCGATGAGATAGTTCATTCTATGGATGCTGGTATAGAACCGGATACAAGGATGAGTCCCTCACATCCTTTATTGACTGAGGTTGTCTATCTCAAAAACTTTCTGATGCCTATAGAAACATTTATTACAGAGGAGCTATTCTTTGAGTTTCGATACAGAAAGGTATCTCAGGATGGTCCTTATCAAGAATTTAGTATCATGTTTGAGACTTTCTTTAGGCTGCTGAACAAGATGGATTATTGTCTTGAAGAACTGGAGAAGTTATTGCCGACTAAGAGTGAAAATCTTGGGTGCTACCAGTATGTTGCAATCATAATGGAGCTGAATAATATGTCTAAGCACTTCCCAGACTTAGCAAAACAGTTTTGGACAACTTTGAGGAATAGGAAGCTTTCTTTCagctatttaattattaaatatgctAGCAAGGAGGATGATTATGAATGGATTTCGATGCATAAAGAGGTGACAAATTTTGAGTGCAGAAGGCATTTGGCAATGATGTTACTTGCACGAGTTAGTGGTGAGGATAACAATCTGATCCAAGAGATCATGCTTATTGACAGATCACGATTGTTGGAGGACTCTTTTGAATACATTGCACACTCTGAGGCTGAAACACTTCGAGCTAGTTTAGATTTGCAGTTTAAAGATGAGGAAGCTACTGGCCCTGGTGTTCTGAGGGAGTGGTTTGTCTTAGTTTGTCAAGCCATATTTGACCCTCGAAATGCCCTCTTTGTAGCTTGTCCAAATGATCGTAGAAGGTTTTTTCCGAATTCAGGTAATCAGCTTGTTGCTTCTGTCATTCTACTTTGCCCTATATATGATTCATAG
- the LOC135149684 gene encoding E3 ubiquitin-protein ligase UPL5-like, with translation MSLIDSCKHKLDAYTRVDDGVSSSSAVTMRSDVINSVSGARSAACSAESSKSHSSLQFLVRLFSGMNTLVIRADVNDTIGYVLDLIQSKAGIPSNVQMLIYKSKQIYPEQTLGECCVENDAVLQLVGVMRSTRLVKAQQLVDEIVSLIWRLCKRNSGNEAWDREARRVIRRNLSDYFGDFLPKDNDNYFGHYLQVFCCSHVPASLAMLYMSPQNMIFGNELIQELITLISLLPRHLSLQCIPMYLEICKALRGMPYYRNDAMFNTCRRCLSDMVKCTEMKTAPNGAGYAYLVNFIKDMQTFVAEAADEIVHSMDAGIEPDTRMSPSHPLLTEVVYLKNFLMPVETFITEELFFEFRYRKVSQDGPYQEFSIMVETFFRLLNKMDSCLEELEKLLPTKSENLGCYQYVAIIMELNNMSKHFPDLAKQFWTTLRNRKLSFCYLIIKYASKEDDYEWISVHKEVTNFECRRHLAMMLLARVSDEDNNLIQEIMLIDRSRLLEDSFEYIAHSEAETLRASLDLQFKDEEATGPGVQREWFVLVCQAIFDPRNALFVACPNDRRRFFPNSVSRVDPLHLEYFKFAGRVIALALIRKVQVGIVFDRVFFQQLAGKKVSVEDIRDTDPVFYSSCKRILEMDPDEVDQDALALTFIVEADNFGSKNIVELLPDGKNISVNSKNRVNYVARLVQYHFVDSVKDQVAQFTQGFDDIMNSDRLRESFFQCLELEDFDWMLYGSERPLCVEDWKSHTDYNGYEETDPQISWFWETVASMSAGQRKALLFFWTSLKNLPVEGFGGLTSRLYIYKVNETCNRLPTSQTCFYRLCFPPYQSLEVMQDRLSLVTQEHVACSFGTA, from the exons ATGTCTCTAATCGATTCCTGCAAACACAAATTGGATGCTTATACCCGTGTCGATGATGGTGTGAGTTCCTCTTCCGCCGTTACAATGAGATCTGACGTTATCAACTCCGTCTCCGGTGCTCGATCAGCAGCGTGTTCGGCTGAGTCATCGAAATCGCACTCTAGCCTACAGTTCCTTGTAAGATTGTTTTCTGGAATGAACACATTAGTTATTCGAGCGGATGTTAACGATACGATTGGGTACGTTCTTGATTTGATACAATCGAAAGCTGGAATTCCATCGAACGTGCAGATGTTAATTTATAAGAGCAAGCAGATTTACCCGGAGCAAACCCTGGGGGAATGTTGTGTAGAAAATGATGCTGTGCTACAGTTGGTTGGAGTCATGCGGAGTACTCGTCTTGTCAAAGCTCAACAGTTAGTTGATGAGATTGTTTCATTGATTTGGAGATTGTGTAAAAGAAATTCGGGGAATGAAGCTTGGGATAGAGAAGCACGTCGCGTGATTAGAAGAAACTTATCTGATTATTTCGGAGATTTTCTGCCGAAGGATAATGATAATTATTTCGGTCATTATCTGCAGGTATTTTGTTGTTCTCATGTACCAGCTTCTTTAGCAATGTTATATATGTCTCCTCAAAATATGATATTTGGCAATGAGTTGATTCAAGAGTTGATTACGTTAATTTCTTTACTGCCTCGACATCTCTCCCTACAATGTATACCAATGTATTTAGAGATTTGCAAGGCGTTGCGTGGGATGCCATATTACCGCAACGATGCTATGTTTAACACGTGCCGAAGATGTCTTAGTGACATGGTCAAATGTACCGAGATGAAGACTGCACCGAATGGAGCTGGCTATGCTTATcttgttaattttataaaagacatgCAAACTTTTGTTGCAGAGGCTGCCGATGAGATAGTTCATTCTATGGATGCTGGTATAGAACCGGATACAAGGATGAGTCCCTCACATCCTTTATTGACTGAGGTTGTCTATCTCAAAAACTTTCTGATGCCTGTAGAAACATTTATTACAGAGGAGCTATTCTTTGAGTTTCGATACAGAAAGGTATCTCAGGATGGTCCTTATCAAGAATTTAGTATCATGGTTGAGACTTTCTTTAGGCTGCTGAACAAGATGGATTCATGTCTTGAAGAACTGGAGAAGTTATTGCCGACTAAGAGTGAAAATCTTGGGTGCTACCAGTATGTTGCAATCATAATGGAGCTGAATAATATGTCTAAGCACTTCCCAGACTTAGCAAAACAGTTTTGGACAACTTTGAGGAATAGGAAGCTTTCTTTCtgctatttaattattaaatatgctAGCAAGGAGGATGATTATGAATGGATTTCGGTGCATAAAGAGGTGACAAATTTTGAGTGCAGAAGGCATTTGGCAATGATGTTACTTGCACGAGTTAGTGATGAGGATAACAACCTGATCCAAGAGATCATGCTTATTGACAGATCACGATTGTTGGAGGACTCTTTTGAATACATTGCACACTCTGAGGCTGAAACACTTCGAGCTAGTTTAGATTTGCAGTTTAAAGATGAGGAAGCTACTGGCCCTGGTGTTCAGAGGGAGTGGTTTGTCTTAGTTTGTCAAGCCATATTTGACCCTCGAAATGCCCTCTTTGTAGCTTGTCCAAATGATCGTAGAAGGTTTTTTCCGAATTCAG TGTCTAGGGTGGATCCATTGCACCTAGAATACTTCAAGTTTGCTGGAAGAGTAATTGCATTGGCCTTAATTCGCAAAGTTCAGGTTGGCATTGTCTTTGATAGAGTATTTTTTCAACAACTGGCCGGAAAGAAAGTTTCTGTGGAAGACATACGGGATACAGATCCAGTCTTCTACAGTAGTTGCAAGCGAATTTTGGAAATGGATCCAGATGAAGTTGATCAAGATGCTCTAGCTTTAACTTTTATTGTCGAAGCAGACAACTTTGGATCCAAAAATATTGTGGAGCTCTTGCCTGATGGAAAAAATATTTCCGTGAATAGTAAAAATAGAGTAAACTATGTTGCTCGGCTTGTTCAATATCACTTTGTTGATTCTGTTAAGGATCAGGTAGCTCAGTTTACTCAAGGGTTTGACGATATCATGAATTCGGACAGGCTCCGTGAATCATTTTTCCAATGCTTAGAActtgaagattttgattggaTGCTGTATGGCAGTGAAAGACCTCTATGTGTTGAGGATTGGAAGTCTCACACTGATTACAATGGCTATGAGGAAACTGATCCTCAGATATCTTGGTTCTGGGAG ACTGTGGCGAGTATGTCAGCAGGGCAGAGAAAAGCTCTACTATTCTTTTGGACGTCGCTGAAGAATCTACCTGTAGAAGGTTTTGGTGGCTTAACTTCCAGGCTATACATTTACAAGGTGAACGAGACGTGCAATCGCCTTCCAACTTCTCAGACGTGCTTCTATCGGTTGTGCTTTCCTCCTTACCAATCGTTGGAAGTCATGCAAGATCGTCTCAGCCTCGTTACCCAGGAGCATGTTGCCTGCAGCTTTGGGACTGCTTGA